The Tenebrio molitor chromosome 2, icTenMoli1.1, whole genome shotgun sequence DNA segment ATTTCGAATCATTTCTATcccgaaaacgaaaaaattctttttttttttttgtctaggactgcttctcatcatcaccaattaccgtttttttttccaaacttagttcagattcaccctgtatatttttctgCATATTCATAATGTTCGCCTTTTTGAGTTACTTCTTTGTGAGCCATATAGTGCATAGTTGAATGATCATCTGTTGGTACCTTTTTCCTGTGTACTTTATTtgactattttatttttacattttacttcaaaactATGTTATTTGTGGCTTTATTTAGTACAGTTCAGCGAAATCACCCAATTCAGTATCTTATCAATATCCTACCAGATCCTATCAGCTAAACCCAACAATTTAATATTGATGTAAATGCAAATAAAGTgttgacaaattatttgatatGACATATGCACCAACCATATCTAACTCTATCTATAATTCACAGCTTATCTAGCACTGCTTCAACCGTGCTtgttatcaaataaaaattactacatTAGCGAACTTACATAAGTCTCcacatttaaaatatatttgaaatttatgttaacacgattattattttgtaaatacgaCTCGAAGCATAACTATTTATAAATTGCAAATTGTACCCTCATTTCAAACTAAACGACATAACGTAATGATTATATCGAGTGTTCTCGATAAAGTCTGTTCCAGTACCGAGCTAAAGACAGAAACAATAAAAAGACTTGACAAGCAGGCTCGTTCAGTACGGTTTACTATTCAACATCAAAGGATTTAGCAAATATTTCGACAAAGTACACAATCAGACTAAAGCTTAtatgaaacaaacaataatttacCTGAGAGAcgaataaattttatctaaattgtagatttatttcaaacaaaaataaaacagaataGAAACCAGGCGCACACATCCTGTGCTGCACTTCtgaaaaattctgtcaaaaacaaaatcttaGCCAACACACGTGTTCTGACGTGTGCGGTCACACCTTTAAACGTTTttcaatttccaaaaaaattcactTGCGTCagtcatttaattttaacttttttattttcgtttcAGGTGCATTCCTGATCCCCTTCGTCGTGATGTTAATCCTAGAGGGTATCCCTCTGTTCCTGATCGAGCTGGGTATCGGTCAGAAGATGAGGCTCGGCTCGTTGGGTGTCTGGAACACCATTCATCCGTGGTTGGGTGGAATAGGAATCTCGTCGTGCATAGTGACGTTCTTCGTGGCCCTCTATTATAACGTTATAATTACGTGGTGCTTTTATTACTTATTCAACAGCTTTCAGGTGAGGCTTAACTCGTTATGGGGTCAgatgagagagagagagagggggCGGTTTTGTAACCGTCTAATTGGGGGAATGGGCTAGTGCGGAGAGGGAGGGGGCGGTTGTGCAACAGTGGAAAATTTTTGTTCCGCTGTGCCAAAATCAATACGGTTTAACGTGAAACGTGCAGAAATAAACAAACTGAAAAGTAAATAAGAAGTCTTGTCGAGATCCTTACACACCTGGTGTACAAAGGAACGATTTCTACAGGCTTGGATCAGAAATAATGTTTCAGAAGAACGATACATAGAAACCCAAAGACTTTAAATCTACATATTTTTACATCTTTTTAGCATtctttgattgttttttgtacCAGTACTAGGTCTGGGGTGTTTTTGTTTGTCCATTCGCCCTTGGCTCCATTTAACCCATCTTTCTCCACTTACCTAACTAACGACACACTTCCCATCCAAATATATCACACCTTGACAGTCGCCAAACATAAACACTGCCAAGAATAGAGCAAATTCGAAAAGTTCGTCGtgcataaaattaaataaaactacaAATACGCACTTCATTCACCTAAAAGTCCTTATTCAATGGATCTGGGATGTGTGCTAATGGTTAGACAGtcctaataaaatacaaattaataaagaCCTAATAAAACTTCCGTTGCCTTTCCAGGCTTGGTttaattagatattttttgCGACACATTCCTACGGGTAAGATGCAGGGACGTTCCTCACTCACGCTAGATCCATTTTTAAACTTGTCTGTCACGAGTCATCTCGTGTTTGCGTCGATGCCAGGATTGGGATATGGAGTGCGCCAACATTTTTGGGGGTTTGTTGGCCGCAACTTTGGCCTTTTCACGACCTAACGTCTGCTATTATGTAGAGAGAAACCACACTTGGGATACCCATTACGAATATCTATTAAATAACATAAGCAGTACAAATTgtcttaaaatataaatttcaaaaaaaatatcagtTGCACCAAATATTTTCGGTTGTAATGTTGGAGGCAGAGCACAAAAAGCCTTGTTCACTTAGGAAATTAGGCAATTTTTgacgtaaataaaaattatttcagtaGTCAATAGTTAAAATGCAACTGTCTTTTCTTTTTGCCACACTTGAATTAATAAATCATCCCTCGTTGCAGGACCCTTTACCGTGGCAAGACTGCGCCGTGGTAAACGGCACCCCCGTCCCCGAGTGTGACAAATCCTCGGCTACGGCGTACTTCTGGTACCGCACCACTCTCGACGCAGCTGTCTCCATTGAGGACCCTGGCGCTCCGCGATGGTGGATCGTGTTGTGCCTCCTCCTTTCTTGGATCATAGTCTTCTTCATCGTGATGAAGGGGATCCAAAGTTCTGGCAAGGTATATCAGTCGCATTCTCCACTTTCCCAATTGCTACAGTCCACTGTTTCCAGGTTGTCTACTTCACCTCGATGTTTCCCTACTTGGTCCTCACCATCTTCTTCATCCGGGGAATCACCCTCAACGGCGCCAGCGCCGGTTTAGCTCACATGTACACTCCGAAAGTTGAAAAACTTTTAGATCCCAAAGTGTGGCTGGAAGCTGCCACACAAGTGTTCTACTCGTTTGGACTCGCTTTCGGCTCTCTGATCGCCTTCGGATCGTACAACACACCGAAGAACAATTGCGTGAGGGATGTGATTTTGGTGTCGATTTGCAATGCACTCACGGCTATCTACGCCAGCGTAGTGATATTTGCGATTTTGGGATTCAAGGCTGTGAGTAACGTCGCCAAGTGCACAGATGAGTAAGTTGGGGATTTGATATCTTCGACATCACTTGTTTTTATTCTTTCTAGCAACAAACACATTATGATCAATAACATCCCCTTCTTTGCTAACCTCAAACTGGCGAATATAAACGATTCTATGTACAGCGAAGGTCTTTCGATTCTCAACAATACTACACCAGATCTACTTCGTGAGTGTTCGCTCGCTAATGAACTAGATGGTGTGAGTATTGTTCcctttttttgtttgctcTCCCTGACTTTTGTTCTTTAGGCGGCTCAAGGAACGGGTCTAGCATTTATCGTCTTTACTCAAGCTATCGTTGAGCTTCCTGGTGCTCCGTTCTGGGCTGTGATATTCTTCATGATGCTCCTTTCCTTAGGGATCGGCTCTCaaattggaattttggaaGGCATGTTGTGCACGATTTTCGATATCGAGATCTTCAAGAGAATCAGGAAGCAATATGTTACCGGTGAGTGAAACCAAAAGTGTCGAAAACTTGATACACATGTAAATCCAGCTATCGTCTGCATCATCTGCTTCTCCATCGGTATGATCTTCACAACCGGTGCTGGCGAGTACTGGCTCAAGATGTTCGACTCATTTGCTGCAACCATCGGCTTGGTAGTGGTCGCTTTGATGGAGATGATCTCCGTGATCTACGTCTACGGACACGAGAGGTTCACCAAAGACATCCAAGACATGACGGGGATCAAACCCGGAATCTACTGGCAAGTGACCTGGAGGTTTCTGGCCCCAATCATAATGATCGTCATTCTGGTGGCGTCGATCCTGTCGATGGTGAGGGAGCATCCGACGTACGAGGCCTGGATAGGGGACCAGGTAGGTCGCATAGCTCTTCCGTCACTCGTCTAAACCGGTCTCTTAGGGCAAAGCTGTCAAAACTGTCTACCCTGGCTGGGTCTTGGCTATCGCTATTAGTATGATCGCTGCTGGGGTGCTTCCTATTCCGATAGTGTTTCTCTTGAGGAGGTATCAATGTTTGAAGATGGACATCAACATCCACGAGGGCTCCATCAGGAGGATTGACACGACGGTGTCGACCAAAGAGATGATCACAGATGTCGACGTGAgtactgtttttattttcgccACACAACTGAACTAAACACTGACTTGTTAACTAACAATCGAAAGCCCAATCCGGCTCTTTAATGTAGTATAGCTAactttgtaaatttaattggTTAGGAGCAATTAACAAGTCCCGATGGGCCATGTATCACTGCTACCAACACgctcaaaaataaatttacaatcGGAGATTTCGAGGTTTAAAGTAAGTAAAGTAGACTTTGGATAACCTAATTAGGTGCTGGACCTGCATGTCTTAACGCTTTCCTAACTTCAAAGCGATGTTAGGGTCATATTATTTCTGCGAATTCTGGAACTTCCGTATAATGAACCCAgtcaattttcttaattgaaaaaagcacAACTTCACTAATGGAGTTAAAATGTCACTGCCAGATGGTGCGACCTGATTACATTCATTAAAACTCTAAAAAGTTTCGttttaaacaaaacttttaattggaaaaaaaatcggaaGCTGCGAGTTTTTTCCTTTCTCCATTTAAAAACCTCTGACACACGACGACGTCACGCAGATTTCTCTTCAAATCCTGCTGACAAATTCCTACGGCTGAAACCACTCAAATCCTGCGGAAGTTGGATTCTTTTGTGCAGATGTGCTCGTAACTCACAAACACTACCCATTTATTTTCCAGTTTACATAAGCAGGAATAAATCTCGTCATTCATTATACGGAATTTCATGTTTTGAGTAATTTGTGCATGACGTTTGCATGACGGTACAATCTCCGGCGTCGCCTCATTTCTGGATTGATTTTTTCAGTTGGACGACGACGAGGATGTGAGTCCGTTAGGGGAGTACCACGACGACGATTCGGACGACGATGATGGGCCTCAAGTCAATAGCCGTCTAGGAAAAAGCTTTCGTATGGAAGTTATAGATGATTATTGAAAAGAGATGTCTTTATCCTTAGATGATCGTAGACGAAATGTGATATTTTCAATAGTCGAAATCTAGTGATGATTAGTTGTTAGAAGCGTAAGGAAGAGATGCTGTGTGGGGTCGAGGTTGGTACTGTTGCGACCAGTTTCAGCTTATCCAGACTATAATAACGGGATTTTTTAATCGAACAATGAAACGTGAAATCAAAAAAGAGGTAATATCgaagcgaaattaaaaataaaaactaagtAGCAGAGttgaaaattagaaaattaacGTGATTGTGTAGAAGAACTAAAAAATCCACTATTACAACAAACTCTTACATAATATGATAAGAAAATGCCATCAAAGATATCCACAAAAAACAAAGGTTAACATTCGAGTTAaattcttttttgaaatgtcattaaACTAACTCGTTACTGTCATTTAGGATTTTATTAAGCACCAAATAGCAACATtgtatgttttaaaattttcacaaaatggtTGTCCCTCTTCAATTAAACCATAAAAAAACGTctgcttaaattttattttgtaataatcaAATGACAATTCCACTcagaaaatttcaaccaatcagCTTGTAGTATTTTGAATCATTGGACCAATTAGGAACGAATTACATCGATAATTTAGCATGGtcctaaaattatcgaaaaattatcgctgtaatcatCTCCACCTTCctaaaattatcgctgtaattttctcctccttcctcgaattttgataaactcatttttgatccacagtaaaatttttgttgttttcaactacGTTAACTAACGCTTTGAGAGTCATAAGAATAcgcataaattaaaaaaattgtgtaaaatttgaaaatgaaattttccttcgtggaattgtcatgccgaatacaactcgatggtacgaaattgcgggaaatttttctcctcattttactcgtatttgtttcttagacAATTTCCACTCGTTCGCTACGCTCACTTGTGGAAATTGTCGTCGaaacaaatactcgtataatGAGATTGAAAATTTCCGACAATTTCGTACCCTCTCGTTGTATTACTAATGATAATTCTCAGAATAACAGACACAATTTTTAGGAATTGAATCAATACGCTAAGTTTCACTCTCCATAGGTAATTTTGATGGTATTTTCTTTTGAACACATGGTGCTTAAGaatactttaaaaatatatacattaGATTATTCTAGTTTTCTGATACCTTCCTAAATTGcctcataaaatttaaaatatggataatttttgttatgaaTTTAAGATTTGGATTTGATAGACTTCCAAGAACTTttaaagttcaaaaaaattaaaaatatcttttcaaaaattgtataaaatctttgataaattcaatttatcaaacacgtatttaaaaaattataatctggaaaaataaaaaataagaatatGAATCTTTATTTGTAAACTTATAAAGTACATACCTAATAGGGATATATAATTTATATCTTAAGTGAAAAAACCATTAAATGTAGaactgaaataaaaaagattcttaattaattgaattttacattggttgtgataataaatttaaaaaaaaattaaatatatttaaaaatgataaaaagaaCAACTCttgtttcagaaaaaaaaaaattcaattttaaagaGTATAACCTCTAAAACCTAAAGttgatttaattacatatttaataaattttccctttaactgctataacacaaaaaattttgaacagctTCAAAAATAAGAAAGTACATACGGAAAGAATGTTATGGTTTGTATTGAGATGAAATTgaaattggtaaattttaaaaaacaaattcactTAATAAatccaaatttcaaataatctAAAGCCTCCCTtgaaaatgaatattttaattaagaaaaaaaattaaattgtttaggtacttgttatacatttttaactGAATTCTAATCATGTTATTTACACTTATTACATATCTTGCAAAATATACccaaaatattctttttcctTCTGTGGGAATAAAATGAAACTGGTCCACTTcggtttgataaaaaattaagacaGGCTAACGTTAAGGCAGCTCTGTTCCTACTTAGGTATGCACCTCAATCTTTTCTAATCTAATAAACTCAAGAGTTTTGCATCATCTTAAGCAAATTCTTTCCATTCTCCGAAAGCATCGgctcaattttgtaaattggtGAGCTGCAGATTATTACAAAGCCCAAAAAACCGttgcaaaaatcaaaaaaattgttataatttCGACGGACATCTctgaacaataattaaaattgttactaGTTTTAGGTTAGTTGTTGTAAACAATTATTGGTGTATTTTACATTGTAAATAGTGTAAATACGAGTACTTATTTAATTTAGAAACTGCAAAATGTGTTTCTGTAAATGAgttcacaaaaaaattgtttataccGAGTTATGATATAGTGCCAAAATGTTGTAAATCGAATTAATATTAACCGAGAGAATGTGACGATTATTTGTGTTGGCCGACCTGCTGCAAGTTTACAACATTGGCTACTATAGTAACCCAAGTAAAGCTTGTTGATATTAGGTATAGTCGCCTAAAATAAGCTTGGCGCCTCTGGGCGCGATAGGCCATTTAAGTATTGATCGaagaaacaataattaatgtttaaaaaatactctcCGTAGGgtcattctttttttaatttaagtttttttttaatcgttcCCTCATCGACTTGCAACAATaaaaccgattttttttatccattttcatttttccatGAACACTTAGACCCCATCTTCgagaaactttaaaaaacataataaatgtGTGTGCCTCGACTTAACAATATACACGTTAGCTTTACGCTCAAACCCAGTGTGGCCATTCCTGACTTCTTCCACGAGTTGAGAATCGGGCCGATGCACGTTTATTTTTCCCAAGCACACTGCGTTTGACGATTTTCCATACGAAACTGTGACTTATTTAGGTGTTGATACTCGAGACTTAATGGTTTCCTTTTTGGATGTTGCACACTTTGACTATTTTGCACTATTGACTATAAAATCGAAATTGTTGATTCGAACCTCGCCGCCTGTCCGCTGTATGTGTGGTTGCCTGCGCGGGAAGGCGTCAAGTCTAaactattttttgaaacagttGAACAATTATTCATAGTACAACTACGCGAATTGCTCAGAAAATAAGTTTAGGTTTATTTTCTGAAAACATTGTGAGTTAGCCATAGTACATTttcacaataaaataaatagacTCTGGCTTAGGGAAATTACAGAGATTAGGCGCGGGGACGTCCGCCGCTTCAGTAACGACAAAGTTTGTTGTTCATAGTTGTTTTCTAGCGACGACGAGCATGGATTAGGTTAAAACAAAGCAAGACTGTTGTAACGTAAAGAGTTgtttacatattaaaaaaatattatgtaacACGAAGGAAATTGtgtatttagaaataaaaaagcaTGAAAAATGTTGTTGTTTTGTCTGGTTGATTTTGTGACAGTGACCTTACTACTGTTACACTCGAAGCGTGTTATACTCGgtgtataaaaaattacacgcACCAGAGACGTCACTGCATTACCTATCGATTATTTCGTGGCTCGCCTCCACTATTAACGAATCCGAGCAATAAATATGTTAATGGCCATGTAAATGTTTATTGATGCGTTACGAGTAAATGTTTACGCGagtcaaaattaaatgtgaacaatttttagaaaaaacaaGATCGTTTCATTTACATCGATGATAAATGTTTTATGAGGCTGGCGCgtgatgaaaatgaaaataatctGCGGAagttgcaaaaattttataatgttgagtgaaaattattacagaaggtggaataatcgattgataataaaatatttgtcaacaCACGACATTTTGATGAAGTGTTGGAGGGTCAGTAAGACGAGCAAATGAACGTCGAAGAATTACAATGTAGAGGTTCAGAAattatgaataaaaattacagcaataaaaaaacaattaaaattcagtGCAAACTGAAAGAAAGTTATGGAAGCAATTTACCAGTTGCAATATAAAagtattttaacatttttgctCTAATGTTGCTTCTAATCCTAGGTATTAATTAGGTAAGTGTGCAACACTGGACaactaataaaatttcttcctTGCCAAGAATTATCATAATTTTTCCTTTGATGGgattattttttactgaaattgaaaatataatttcaaatcTGAAAACGCGATTTAACCGTCAAATTCATGGCTTGCGTGAAAATTTTAGAACCCTTGATTTACATGATTGTCTATCCCTTACAAAACTTCTTaatatagtatattaaagtataagtGGATATTAAGGTTTTTAAAACACGAGCACGACGGCGCAGCCGGAGTGTTCGACatagagcaagtgttttaaagaccagttatccacgaatactttacgaattttttttttttatgttaaatgAGTTAACATTTAGACTTCACGTTTCTCCGGTCCTCTCGGGTTTGGTGATGTTTCCATGAAAAACGCGCGATGTTGCCACGGAAAACAGCGTTTTTAAAGTTCGATTTAAACACGCTTAGGCGTGTTTTAATGAGCAAAATtggttaccaataaaaaaatagtatattatgatacaagtttataaggaagcctttaaagcacgcgc contains these protein-coding regions:
- the LOC138123257 gene encoding sodium- and chloride-dependent transporter XTRP3 isoform X1; this encodes MTTKAPEMTRNGHELAPLNSRNGPEGGKPGVTIVLQGPRGSIISRGSGPIEDPDRAAWSGKMQFFLSIIGYSVGLGNIWRFPYLCQQNGGGAFLIPFVVMLILEGIPLFLIELGIGQKMRLGSLGVWNTIHPWLGGIGISSCIVTFFVALYYNVIITWCFYYLFNSFQDPLPWQDCAVVNGTPVPECDKSSATAYFWYRTTLDAAVSIEDPGAPRWWIVLCLLLSWIIVFFIVMKGIQSSGKVVYFTSMFPYLVLTIFFIRGITLNGASAGLAHMYTPKVEKLLDPKVWLEAATQVFYSFGLAFGSLIAFGSYNTPKNNCVRDVILVSICNALTAIYASVVIFAILGFKAVSNVAKCTDDNKHIMINNIPFFANLKLANINDSMYSEGLSILNNTTPDLLRECSLANELDGAAQGTGLAFIVFTQAIVELPGAPFWAVIFFMMLLSLGIGSQIGILEGMLCTIFDIEIFKRIRKQYVTAIVCIICFSIGMIFTTGAGEYWLKMFDSFAATIGLVVVALMEMISVIYVYGHERFTKDIQDMTGIKPGIYWQVTWRFLAPIIMIVILVASILSMVREHPTYEAWIGDQGKAVKTVYPGWVLAIAISMIAAGVLPIPIVFLLRRYQCLKMDINIHEGSIRRIDTTVSTKEMITDVDLDDDEDVSPLGEYHDDDSDDDDGPQVNSRLGKSFRMEVIDDY
- the LOC138123257 gene encoding sodium- and chloride-dependent transporter XTRP3 isoform X2, producing the protein MTTKAPEMTRNGHELAPLNSRNGPEGGKPGVTIVLQGPRGSIISRGSGPIEDPDRAAWSGKMQFFLSIIGYSVGLGNIWRFPYLCQQNGGGAFLIPFVVMLILEGIPLFLIELGIGQKMRLGSLGVWNTIHPWLGGIGISSCIVTFFVALYYNVIITWCFYYLFNSFQDPLPWQDCAVVNGTPVPECDKSSATAYFWYRTTLDAAVSIEDPGAPRWWIVLCLLLSWIIVFFIVMKGIQSSGKVVYFTSMFPYLVLTIFFIRGITLNGASAGLAHMYTPKVEKLLDPKVWLEAATQVFYSFGLAFGSLIAFGSYNTPKNNCVRDVILVSICNALTAIYASVVIFAILGFKAVSNVAKCTDDNKHIMINNIPFFANLKLANINDSMYSEGLSILNNTTPDLLRECSLANELDGAAQGTGLAFIVFTQAIVELPGAPFWAVIFFMMLLSLGIGSQIGILEGMLCTIFDIEIFKRIRKQYVTAIVCIICFSIGMIFTTGAGEYWLKMFDSFAATIGLVVVALMEMISVIYVYGHERFTKDIQDMTGIKPGIYWQVTWRFLAPIIMIVILVASILSMVREHPTYEAWIGDQGKAVKTVYPGWVLAIAISMIAAGVLPIPIVFLLRRYQCLKMDINIHEGSIRRIDTTVSTKEMITDVDEQLTSPDGPCITATNTLKNKFTIGDFEV